The Lujinxingia vulgaris genome includes a region encoding these proteins:
- a CDS encoding NAD-dependent succinate-semialdehyde dehydrogenase, which translates to MNTITTINPATEVAIRTYELMGERAAFEKVEACHAAFLTWRAKTHEERAPYLRDIAKTLRSHADPLAELMTRETGKLLRDGKTEVELCAQILEYTAEHGPEELADEPRSHSGGDKEGVVAYCPIGVVYSIQPWNFPVYQPVRVLASNLMAGNGVILKHASICTGSGLMLRDICLEAGLPEGLFDVVVVDHDTSDAIIAHERVRGVTMTGSDDAGRHIAQTAGKHLKKSVLELGSNDAYLVLEDADVPLAVKMCVQGRIYNNGETCVSAKRFVVTDAVYEAFVEGFVDGMKAITMGDPRDEESELGPLSSKEQFETLSEQVTRSLEGGARLLCGGVPEKGLGYYFPATVLVDCQPGTPAYDDELFGPVASIIKARDDEDAMRIANDSRYGLGGAIFTRDRDKAFRLARDHFDTGMVRINFFGTADPNMPFGGVKDSGFGREHGGFGMKAFVNAKAIFFP; encoded by the coding sequence ATGAACACCATCACGACGATCAATCCGGCCACCGAAGTGGCGATTCGCACCTATGAGCTGATGGGGGAGCGGGCCGCCTTTGAGAAGGTGGAGGCCTGCCATGCCGCGTTTCTCACCTGGCGAGCGAAGACGCACGAGGAGCGCGCCCCCTACCTCCGCGATATCGCCAAAACCCTGCGCAGCCACGCCGACCCACTCGCTGAGCTGATGACCCGGGAGACCGGCAAGTTGTTGCGCGATGGCAAGACCGAGGTCGAACTCTGCGCGCAGATCCTCGAGTACACCGCTGAACACGGCCCGGAGGAGCTGGCCGATGAGCCGCGTTCCCATAGCGGCGGCGACAAAGAGGGCGTCGTGGCCTACTGCCCGATCGGCGTTGTCTACAGCATTCAGCCCTGGAACTTTCCGGTCTACCAGCCCGTGCGCGTGCTGGCCTCAAATCTGATGGCCGGAAACGGGGTGATCCTCAAGCACGCCAGCATCTGCACGGGAAGCGGCCTGATGCTGCGCGACATCTGCCTGGAGGCCGGACTGCCCGAAGGGCTCTTTGATGTGGTGGTGGTCGACCACGACACCTCCGACGCGATCATCGCGCATGAGCGCGTGCGCGGCGTGACCATGACCGGAAGCGACGACGCCGGCCGCCACATCGCTCAGACCGCCGGCAAGCACCTTAAGAAGTCGGTGCTTGAGCTGGGATCCAACGACGCCTATCTCGTGCTCGAAGACGCCGACGTGCCCCTCGCCGTAAAGATGTGCGTTCAGGGGCGCATCTACAACAACGGCGAAACCTGCGTCTCGGCAAAACGCTTCGTCGTCACGGACGCCGTCTACGAGGCCTTCGTCGAGGGTTTTGTCGATGGCATGAAGGCGATCACGATGGGCGACCCGCGCGATGAGGAGAGTGAGCTGGGGCCGCTCTCAAGCAAGGAGCAGTTTGAGACCCTCTCGGAGCAGGTCACCCGCAGCCTGGAGGGCGGCGCGAGGCTTCTGTGTGGCGGTGTCCCGGAGAAAGGCCTCGGCTACTACTTCCCCGCCACGGTGCTGGTCGACTGCCAGCCGGGCACGCCCGCCTACGACGACGAGCTCTTCGGGCCGGTCGCCTCGATCATCAAGGCCCGCGACGACGAAGACGCCATGCGCATCGCCAACGACAGCCGCTACGGCCTCGGCGGGGCGATTTTCACCAGAGACCGGGACAAGGCCTTTCGGCTGGCGCGCGACCACTTCGATACCGGCATGGTGCGCATCAATTTCTTCGGGACGGCCGACCCCAACATGCCCTTCGGCGGGGTGAAAGATTCGGGGTTCGGGCGAGAGCATGGGGGATTTGGGATGAAGGCATTTGTGAATGCGAAGGCGATCTTTTTTCCGTGA
- a CDS encoding alpha/beta fold hydrolase → MNMVRKALLISMLVLVVALLSAAVFVYATGPELPENTDALIDDVLQAPLPEVVRGEQGYAESSGWTIWYEHLEPAGESKGVVMLIMGIATDSLSWRQGFIDTFVDAGYEVIRFDNRGTGMSDWEADLDHAAPDQASAEEGYDLADMANDALAVLDALDIDQAHLVGMSMGGMIGQEFALNYPERTASLTSIMSSGFVDDPELVAISHNTLLDLLRVGLRYGLNASERDMIKLNIATFGILRGEAVYELDTEPIAASVLYNLRERRGFNPLALYQHLEAIRRSGSRYERLTRMEPPTLVIHGALDPIVPIQHGEASAAVMANASVLWIENMGHDIAEPHFAGVSEAILAHMRGQEGG, encoded by the coding sequence ATGAACATGGTTCGAAAAGCCCTCCTGATCTCGATGCTGGTTCTGGTAGTGGCGCTCCTCAGCGCCGCGGTCTTTGTGTACGCCACCGGCCCCGAGCTTCCCGAAAACACCGACGCCCTGATCGACGATGTCCTGCAAGCCCCGCTGCCCGAGGTCGTGCGCGGGGAGCAAGGCTATGCGGAGTCCTCAGGCTGGACCATCTGGTACGAGCATCTGGAGCCCGCCGGCGAATCCAAAGGCGTGGTGATGCTGATCATGGGCATCGCCACCGATTCGCTCTCCTGGCGCCAGGGCTTTATCGACACGTTTGTCGACGCCGGCTACGAGGTGATCCGCTTCGACAATCGGGGCACGGGCATGTCTGACTGGGAGGCGGATCTTGACCACGCCGCTCCCGACCAGGCCAGCGCCGAAGAAGGCTACGACCTCGCCGATATGGCCAACGACGCCCTCGCTGTTCTCGACGCCCTCGACATCGACCAGGCCCACCTGGTGGGCATGTCGATGGGCGGGATGATCGGTCAGGAGTTCGCCCTGAACTACCCCGAGCGTACCGCCTCGCTGACCTCGATCATGTCCTCGGGATTCGTCGACGATCCCGAGCTTGTGGCCATCTCCCACAATACCCTGCTCGACCTGCTGCGGGTCGGCCTGCGCTACGGCCTCAACGCCAGCGAGCGCGACATGATCAAGCTCAACATCGCCACCTTTGGTATTCTGCGTGGTGAGGCCGTCTACGAACTCGACACGGAGCCGATTGCTGCGAGTGTGCTCTACAACCTGCGCGAGCGCCGCGGATTTAATCCTCTGGCGCTCTACCAGCACCTGGAGGCCATTCGGCGCTCCGGCTCTCGCTACGAGCGTCTAACGCGTATGGAACCGCCAACCCTGGTCATTCACGGGGCATTGGACCCCATCGTGCCGATTCAACACGGGGAAGCCAGCGCGGCGGTGATGGCGAATGCCAGTGTGCTGTGGATTGAGAATATGGGGCACGACATCGCGGAGCCGCATTTTGCGGGGGTGTCGGAGGCGATTCTTGCGCATATGCGGGGGCAGGAGGGCGGTTAA